From Pararhodobacter zhoushanensis, the proteins below share one genomic window:
- a CDS encoding glutathione peroxidase, translated as MRLLVGFFLLLLGFPAQAFTFTAIDGATYDLDDWRGQPVLVVNTASLCGFTPQFADLQALHERYAPRGLVVLAVPSDDFRQELDDDHAVEQYCRVELGVDVPLTRITPVTGPEAHPFYRWLAQEHGVEPTWNFNKALIGPDGSLLGFWGATTRPTSGRMTQVIEAALPE; from the coding sequence ATGCGTTTGCTTGTGGGTTTCTTTCTGCTGTTGCTGGGGTTTCCGGCGCAGGCCTTCACCTTCACCGCCATTGATGGTGCCACCTATGATCTGGACGACTGGCGCGGCCAGCCGGTGCTGGTGGTCAACACGGCCTCGCTGTGCGGCTTCACGCCGCAATTTGCCGACCTTCAGGCGCTGCACGAGAGGTATGCCCCGCGCGGGTTGGTGGTGCTGGCGGTGCCCTCGGATGATTTTCGTCAGGAACTGGACGATGACCACGCGGTCGAGCAATACTGCCGGGTCGAGCTGGGAGTGGACGTGCCGCTGACGCGCATCACCCCGGTGACCGGGCCGGAGGCGCATCCGTTTTACCGCTGGCTGGCACAGGAACACGGGGTTGAACCGACGTGGAATTTCAACAAGGCGCTGATTGGGCCGGACGGCTCACTGTTGGGCTTCTGGGGCGCGACGACGCGGCCGACCAGCGGTCGGATGACGCAGGTGATCGAGGCCGCTCTGCCGGAGTGA